In Paraglaciecola sp. T6c, the sequence TAGTTAATACCCTGTTTGAATTGTATTTAATGGTAGTGCTGCTGCGCTTTTGGTTGCAATTGGCTAGAGCGGATTTTTACAATCCTTTTAGTCAGTTTGTGGTGAAAGCCACACACCCAATTGTCGGCCCCCTGCGTAGAGTTTTACCATCAATAGGTAGAATGGATACCGCAACATTAGTGCTAGCACTGCTGGTGGCGGGCCTTAAAATAGTCGTTCTTAATTTGATAGCAGGGAACACCAATATTAATCCTTTGGGCTTGGTGATTGGCTCTTTCTATTTAGTAGTCAAAGAAGCGCTGTCGTTAATGATGTGGGTATTGATTATTCGCGCCATCATGAGCTGGGTAAGCCAAGGTTACAACCCCATGGATATGGTACTTGGTCAGCTGACTGAGCCTTTGCTGGCCCCCATAAGACGACGTCTTCCTAATTTAGGTGGTTTAGACTTGTCAGTAATGGTGGTGATTTTGGTGATTATCTTTTTGCAAAAGCTACTAGGTGATGTTTTTGGCTATTTCTAAACGTGCGTTATTAGCTGGCAGCGTAATGCTGCTGGCAAACTTGTTTTTCTCAGGAGCAGCGCTTTCTGAGCAAAAAGAGACATTGGGCAATTGGGACGTACATTATATTGCTTTTAACAGTACCTTCATTACGCCCGATATCGCTAAGCATTACGGCATTGTTCGCAGTAAATACAATGGCGTCATTAATATTTCAGTGCTTGACAAAGCCGATCAGGTAGCACAGTCCGCGGTACTATCGGGAACCGCACGTAATTTACTCGGTGTGAGCAAGAAACTCACGTTCAAAGAAGTGACTGAAGGCGAAGCTATTTACTACCTTGCTGTGTTACCTTTTAGCGATCAAGAAACGTTTCGTATTTCAGTTCAGATAAATGACGGCTTAGAACAGCAAGTCCTTAACTTTCAACATAAATTTTACGTAGAATAGGAAAAAATTAGACCAAAGTTATCGTCAGATAATATTGCGTCACCGCCCGTTCTCACATACTGTTTAGTCTCCAATTGGAGGCTAACATGCATAAACAGTGTAAAACGGAATCACTCGTGAGCGCTTCATCTGTCGATAAATCCAAACGAACCACGTTAGAAACGATTGGCAAAGGTGTGCTGCTCGGTACTTCTATCATCAAAGCCCCTTACGTTTTTGCCCGCCAGAAACACACTTTGCGCGTATTAGGCACGCACGTGACATTGCAAGAGCCACTCAGGCAGCGTGCAATGAGTGACCTGGGGATAGATATTCAGTTTGAGGCAAAAGGAAGCCCTGGCGTTTTACAGCGTGGGTTACTTTCCCCTGAAAGTTTTGATATTTACGAACAATGGTCCAATAGTATTCGTCCGCTGTGGCGGAATCGATCGATCCAAGCAATTGAGACCAAGCGCATTACCCATTGGGATGAAATCAATTCGCTATGCAAAACTGGGAAACTCACGCCAAAAGCCAAGTACGGTGCCGGAGATGCCCCCTTTAAAATAGTCAATGTACAAGCAAACGGCTCACTGGGCGTTGAACAGACTGGCCAAGTTAGTTTCTTGCCCTACGTTCATAATGTCGATTCATTTGGCTATAACACCAATGAAATCGAAAAAGGCATAGCCTACAAAACAGAAAGTTGGGGCTGGCTTCTGGATAAAAAACACAGTGGAAAGGTGGGTATTATTAACGACCCCACTATAGGCTTGTTTGATCTAGCGTTAGCGGCTGATGCGAGCGGCACAATGAAGTTTGCCGACATAGGTAATATTACTGCCGATGAATTAGATCGCCTGTTTGATATTTTGATTGATTTGAAACACCAAAACTTTTTTGGCGGCTTTTGGAACTCAGTGCCAGAGTCGATTGATTTCATGGAAGCAGGACGGGTACACATTGAAAGCATGTTCTCCCCTGCGGTATCTACGTTAAATGGAAAAAATATTCCAGTCACATTCGCTGCCCCTAAAGAAGGTTATCGCGGCTGGCATGGAGTAATGTGCTTATCTTCTCATGCCCAAGGGCGCACAAAAGATGTAGCATACGAATATATGAATTGGTGGATGTCGGGCTGGCCAGGCGCGTTTATCGCTCGTCAAGGGTATTATATCTCCAACGCACAGCGCTCAGCTAATTACCTTGAGCAAAGCGAATGGGACTACTGGTATGATGGGAAGCCTGCCAGCCAACCTCTTAAAGGTCCGGATGGAAACACTTCGGTGATGCGAGGAGAGGTGCGCTCAGGTGGCAGTTATACTGACCGTTTTAGTAATGTGGCGGTTTGGAATACGGCTATGCCGACTTACGACTATACCTTACAAAAATGGTATGAATTTATAAGCTCATGAAATGGCTGAGAAAATAACACGTGTTTAGAACCCTGAAAGCCCAGATACTGCTTGTTTCGGTAATATTAATTCTTTTACTGGTATCACAAGTATTTGTTACTCGCAGCAATCATAGCACCTTCGTAAACAGTTTAGATCTGACCCATCAAGCCGTTATAAAAGTGAGCTTGGTGCGAGAGCTTGAGCGAGATGTATTAGACTTACAACGGAATGTATTAATATATAAGGATTCGGCTAGTAAATCTGCTATTGCGCGTTTCAATTCATTAATTCAAAGTTCAATTGATAATCTGGCAACACTAGAGTCGCTAACCAGCAAAGAAGAACAAGCTGATATCTATCACGGCTTTATTTCTAGAATGCGTAATCATATAGCCGAATACAAAGATAATTTTTCAAACGTAATTACTGGGCGCAGTAAGCGTGACAAGCTCTTTGAGAAAGATCTAACCGTTGATATCAATGACATATTAGCGTCTTTATCCCAAGGGGATAGTTCTACCTCTCTCAGTTTATCACGCACTAAATACCACATCACTCGGGCGGAAAACGTCACCTATCAATATCTGCTCAACCCAGATTACCAATTGGTAGAAAGTTTCAGAGGTGAGTTAAGTCAAGCGAAGGAGAGTTTACTACAAAGTGCTTTACCGAACGAAATGACATCTGCCTTAATCACAAAGCTAGACAAAGTAGACGGTGAGTTTTTACAACTCACCAATGTCACAAGTGGGTATTTGTTTTTAGTTAACGTGGTTATGGCGGGCTCAGCTAACGAATTTCTATTTATGGCCAGAGAGCTCAATCGCCTTGTGACCTCAAAATTGGGCGACACCAATGAGCAAGTAAAAAGTAACATTGAAAAGAATCAAATAAGCAGTGATTTATTTTCTATTATCGGGATTTTCCTTGCCTGTATCACAGCTTACTTTTTAGCGTCTCGGATCATGATCCCCATCAACACCATTACGGAGGTATTTAAAAAGCTTGCCAAAGGTGAAGACGTTGATGCCATTCCAGGGATCACTAGGCACAACGAAATCGGTCAATTAGCCAACGCAGCGGATGTATTTCACGAGAAAAACAAGCAGACATCCGCCTTACTTGCTCAGGCTCAGCGTCTTAACAGCGAGCAAGAAATGCTAAATGCGGAATTAGTTGAGTCAAAACACAAAGCGGAACAAGCCACGGTATCTAAAAGTATGTTCTTGGCGAATATGAGTCACGAAATACGCACCCCAATGAATGGCATAATCGGTTTGTTAGATGTCGTTATGAAAAGTGATTTGACACCCACCCAGCGCCAGCATTTGAATAAAGTAGTGTACTCAAGCCAGATATTAATGAGCCTGATCAACGATATTTTAGACTTTTCAAAAGTTGAAGCGGGCAAACTAGATATTGAACAAGTGGAGTTCTCCCTCAATTCTGTGTTTGCTAACTTATTGACGAATATTTCTGCTCGGGCACAAGAGAAAAATCTCAATGTGCGATTTATATGTGATCCCAATATTCCCCCAACGCTAATAGGCGACCCTTTGCGCATCAGCCAAGTGTTACTGAACTTAACCAGTAATGCCGTCAAATTCACTCGTAATGGTTCAATTACCATATCTATAACCCATGATGTTATACCCAACAGTGACAAGGTATTGCTCAAGGCTCGTGTGAAGGATACAGGCATTGGCATGTCTAAAGAGCAGCTAGGAAAAGTCTTTGAGTCATTTACCCAGGCCGATGGCACCACCAGCCGTGATTTTGGTGGTACAGGTTTGGGCTTAACGATAGTGAAGCAGCTGGTGCATCTTATGGGGGGCAATGTCACCGCACAATCAGAGCTCAATGTTGGCAGTACATTTGAGGTGACATTCACTGTAATCGTCCAATCTGATGAGCAGCATATTTTTCATATTGCGCCTCAGCCTCAGCGCAAAATGTATTATTTCAGTAAGACGCCCAAAGGCTTGATTGAACAGCAGTATTTCAACAATGTCGAAATGGATTATCATCACTTCCCGCATATGCAGCTTGAGAAGATGTTGCCTGAAATAACAGAGAATGACATTGTTATCATAGACGTGGCGGACTTAGCTGAACACAAAGCCATAGGTCCGTCGATACAGAAACTGAAAGACGATGGTAGAAATGTTGGCTTTATTACTGATACTCAACCGAGTAATTTGCCACAGAAGCTGATTAATATTTGGAGCTTCCCTTGTTTAACCCACCCTTTTACACCTGGTCACTTGGTCTCGTTTATTCATTCACTGCTGAATGAAGAGCAGTTCGTATCTGACATCCCTAGCCCGCAGTTCAATGAGCAAGTGGAGTACGACGGTCATATTTTGCTGGTAGAAGACAATAGCATTAACCAGGTTGTTACCGGAGAAATGCTGCGCGTGCTTGGCATCACGTTCGATATTGCTGAAAATGGCCAGCAAGCGGTCACAAAAGTGATTAATTCCGCGCATTATGACGTGGTGTTAATGGACATACAAATGCCAGTCATGGACGGCTATCAGGCCACCATTGAAATACGTCAACAAGGTCTTCTTGACCTGGTCATATGTGGATTATCCGCGAACGCAATGAAAGAAGATTTTGTACAAGCCAAAGAAGTGGGCATGAACGAGTATCTAACCAAGCCGTTAAAGTTAGTCGCCTTAGAAGACATGCTCAGTAAGTATCTACCCGCTAAAATAATGGTAAAAGCACAAACAGAAAACGAATAGGAAACGAAAATAAGGTGCGAAAAAGAGCCTGCTTATGCCACCCAAAGCAGGCCAACAGATGATTACTCCTCTAAGTGCTTCTCTCTATATTCCCTAGGTGTTTTGCCATAATGTTTTTTAAACACTGCATACATATACTGCAACGAAGGGTAACCGCATAATGTGGCGATTTCCGTTGTAGAAGCACTGCCTTTTACTAACATATCACAGGCTTTTTCG encodes:
- a CDS encoding YggT family protein, coding for MSAMQFLVNTLFELYLMVVLLRFWLQLARADFYNPFSQFVVKATHPIVGPLRRVLPSIGRMDTATLVLALLVAGLKIVVLNLIAGNTNINPLGLVIGSFYLVVKEALSLMMWVLIIRAIMSWVSQGYNPMDMVLGQLTEPLLAPIRRRLPNLGGLDLSVMVVILVIIFLQKLLGDVFGYF
- a CDS encoding DUF4426 domain-containing protein, with protein sequence MFLAISKRALLAGSVMLLANLFFSGAALSEQKETLGNWDVHYIAFNSTFITPDIAKHYGIVRSKYNGVINISVLDKADQVAQSAVLSGTARNLLGVSKKLTFKEVTEGEAIYYLAVLPFSDQETFRISVQINDGLEQQVLNFQHKFYVE
- a CDS encoding ABC transporter substrate-binding protein, which codes for MHKQCKTESLVSASSVDKSKRTTLETIGKGVLLGTSIIKAPYVFARQKHTLRVLGTHVTLQEPLRQRAMSDLGIDIQFEAKGSPGVLQRGLLSPESFDIYEQWSNSIRPLWRNRSIQAIETKRITHWDEINSLCKTGKLTPKAKYGAGDAPFKIVNVQANGSLGVEQTGQVSFLPYVHNVDSFGYNTNEIEKGIAYKTESWGWLLDKKHSGKVGIINDPTIGLFDLALAADASGTMKFADIGNITADELDRLFDILIDLKHQNFFGGFWNSVPESIDFMEAGRVHIESMFSPAVSTLNGKNIPVTFAAPKEGYRGWHGVMCLSSHAQGRTKDVAYEYMNWWMSGWPGAFIARQGYYISNAQRSANYLEQSEWDYWYDGKPASQPLKGPDGNTSVMRGEVRSGGSYTDRFSNVAVWNTAMPTYDYTLQKWYEFISS
- a CDS encoding ATP-binding protein, coding for MFRTLKAQILLVSVILILLLVSQVFVTRSNHSTFVNSLDLTHQAVIKVSLVRELERDVLDLQRNVLIYKDSASKSAIARFNSLIQSSIDNLATLESLTSKEEQADIYHGFISRMRNHIAEYKDNFSNVITGRSKRDKLFEKDLTVDINDILASLSQGDSSTSLSLSRTKYHITRAENVTYQYLLNPDYQLVESFRGELSQAKESLLQSALPNEMTSALITKLDKVDGEFLQLTNVTSGYLFLVNVVMAGSANEFLFMARELNRLVTSKLGDTNEQVKSNIEKNQISSDLFSIIGIFLACITAYFLASRIMIPINTITEVFKKLAKGEDVDAIPGITRHNEIGQLANAADVFHEKNKQTSALLAQAQRLNSEQEMLNAELVESKHKAEQATVSKSMFLANMSHEIRTPMNGIIGLLDVVMKSDLTPTQRQHLNKVVYSSQILMSLINDILDFSKVEAGKLDIEQVEFSLNSVFANLLTNISARAQEKNLNVRFICDPNIPPTLIGDPLRISQVLLNLTSNAVKFTRNGSITISITHDVIPNSDKVLLKARVKDTGIGMSKEQLGKVFESFTQADGTTSRDFGGTGLGLTIVKQLVHLMGGNVTAQSELNVGSTFEVTFTVIVQSDEQHIFHIAPQPQRKMYYFSKTPKGLIEQQYFNNVEMDYHHFPHMQLEKMLPEITENDIVIIDVADLAEHKAIGPSIQKLKDDGRNVGFITDTQPSNLPQKLINIWSFPCLTHPFTPGHLVSFIHSLLNEEQFVSDIPSPQFNEQVEYDGHILLVEDNSINQVVTGEMLRVLGITFDIAENGQQAVTKVINSAHYDVVLMDIQMPVMDGYQATIEIRQQGLLDLVICGLSANAMKEDFVQAKEVGMNEYLTKPLKLVALEDMLSKYLPAKIMVKAQTENE